From a single Anomaloglossus baeobatrachus isolate aAnoBae1 chromosome 4, aAnoBae1.hap1, whole genome shotgun sequence genomic region:
- the LOC142303172 gene encoding protein NDNF-like: protein MEKVILVLFLYGPVGYMAQALSSMHSNHLGDIRRPLPVGQRVDGFLPLDQPVRYYFTVNKSQSSVTIRVSPCESPILWTVSVLSTQDYPEHRIPHKKYHHMGPQRIFSFKGNGEESFSSIVRSDGYYFLDFMSLESDTSFQVFVWSGGEDSVPWPTLPEDPRVDVVSMEENKVHLAWEPSLGSAGVEYEYCLFVNRNHNYKTLCATELNAKNYAEYQDYLDTKAKKSLKIITDKSKSKVYSYPMSYNKDPGMVGEDNFLSSKTSTGGQRMCVGTSRNATIYGLKPKSLYYFDVFAVNPKDGTSVAYTGTFAETKRKQKSQVPKLPDEEMVNIFLKRKGVKIVRIDPSPRGLKWLFVHSCLHKAHIQIMVNGRIEVSRSLQGAHNFKLLGDSKDNIIISLKSSRGGPGLVKLFTTTAHGHLPFSNLPPDINMSVSKKSCSSATVTWTGSGPGVKYCIYVRHLEHHLDLKLIHKHQNSCLNTNTRSRAEKVVCRHSGSPTTSEEHVTDLKPGKAYLVDLYFIGLHNNTIKFPSQVVKTQEWCT, encoded by the exons GTATTACTTTACAGTGAACAAAAGTCAAAGTTCGGTAACGATAAGAGTGTCGCCCTGTGAATCGCCCATCCTGTGGACAGTATCTGTCCTCTCCACTCAGG attatcCTGAGCATCGCATTCCTCATAAGAAGTATCATCACATGGGCCCTCAAAGAATATTTTCCTTCAAGGGAAACGGGGAAGAATCATTTTCATCCATAGTGAGATCAGATGGCTATTACTTTCTCGACTTCATGTCACTTGAGTCTGACACCAGCTTTCAGGTCTTTGTCTGGAGCGGAGGAGAAGACTCTGTCCCATGGCCTACACTCCCTGAGGATCCTCGGGTAGATGTTGTTTCAATGGAAGAAAATAAAGTACATTTGGCTTGGGAACCAAGCTTGGGATCCGCTGGGGTGGAGTATGAGTACTGCTTGTTTGTTAATCGGAATCATAACTACAAGACATTGTGTGCTACTGAGCTAAATGCAAAAAATTATGCCGAATATCAAGACTATTTAGATACCAAAGCTAAGAAATCACTGAAAATAATTACAGACAAGTCCAAAAGCAAAGTATATTCCTACCCAATGTCCTATAATAAGGATCCAGGGATGGTGGGGGAAGACAACTTTTTGTCTTCCAAAACCTCGACAGGAGGTCAAAGAATGTGCGTTGGGACTTCTCGAAATGCCACTATTTATGGACTAAAGCCTAAAAGCCTTTACTACTTTGATGTGTTTGCTGTGAATCCTAAGGATGGTACTAGTGTGGCATACACTGGTACGTTTGCAGAGACCAAACGCAAACAAAAGTCCCAGGTACCAAAACTTCCCGATGAAGAAATGGTGAACATTTTTCTAAAACGTAAAGGAGTTAAAATAGTGCGCATCGATCCATCTCCACGTGGACTAAAATGGCTTTTTGTCCATTCTTGCCTCCATAAAGCTCATATTCAAATCATGGTCAATGGTCGAATTGAAGTTTCTAGGAGTCTTCAAGGAGCTCACAATTTCAAACTTCTGGGTGATTCAAAGGATAACATTATCATCAGCTTAAAATCTAGTAGAGGAggtccaggcttggtgaagctcttCACTACAACTGCACATGGCCATTTACCATTTTCCAACTTACCTCCGGATATCAACATGTCTGTATCTAAGAAATCGTGTTCCTCTGCCACGGTGACGTGGACCGGAAGTGGTCCTGGAGTCAAGTACTGTATCTACGTCAGACACCTAGAGCATCATTTGGATCTAAAGCTGATACACAAACATCAGAACAGTTGCCTAAACACCAATACTAGGTCAAGAGCAGAGAAGGTGGTTTGCCGACATTCTGGAAGTCCAACAACTTCAGAAGAGCATGTAACAGATCTGAAACCTGGAAAAGCCTATCTCGTAGACTTGTACTTTATTGGTCTCCATAATAACACAATAAAGTTTCCAAGTCAGGTTGTAAAGACTCAGGAGTGGTGTACTTGA